One genomic segment of Ancylobacter sp. IITR112 includes these proteins:
- a CDS encoding ABC transporter substrate-binding protein, protein MNDAFQKDCLDILAAKAARGEIDRRRFTQLAALIFGGAPLLLRTPEALAQVRQLVLVNWGGDALKAYDKAYGQPFEKATGIVVKEDGTGPTEGAIAAQFKSGKPTWDIVDADPFSAIALGKQGMIEPIDYSVVDKAKMRPGFDWEYAASTYFFSYVLAYDAEKYGANPPKTMADFFDVAKFPGKRTMYKWGAGMWEAALLADGVAPDKLYPLDLKRAHAKIAALKPDVAAYWGGGAESQQLMLSGDASMGLIWSTRASLIEKDSGGQIKFTWNQGLLSPGALAVIKNNPGGKENAMKFIASTSVPERQLVMFEMLGQGPANPATDALIPADQRRYNPVDPANMKGQAVLDMPWYADNYGAALDEFTKVISA, encoded by the coding sequence GTGAACGACGCATTCCAGAAAGACTGCCTCGACATTCTCGCGGCGAAGGCCGCGCGTGGCGAGATCGACCGCCGCCGCTTCACCCAGCTCGCCGCGCTGATCTTCGGCGGCGCGCCGCTACTGCTGCGCACGCCGGAGGCGCTGGCGCAGGTGCGCCAGCTCGTGCTGGTCAATTGGGGCGGCGACGCGCTCAAAGCCTATGACAAGGCCTATGGCCAGCCCTTCGAGAAGGCGACCGGCATCGTCGTCAAGGAGGACGGCACCGGCCCGACCGAAGGCGCCATCGCCGCCCAGTTCAAGAGCGGCAAGCCGACCTGGGACATCGTCGATGCCGATCCGTTCTCGGCGATCGCGCTCGGCAAGCAGGGGATGATCGAGCCGATCGACTACAGCGTCGTCGACAAGGCGAAGATGCGCCCCGGCTTTGACTGGGAATATGCGGCCTCGACCTATTTCTTCTCCTATGTCCTCGCCTATGACGCGGAGAAATACGGCGCCAACCCGCCCAAGACCATGGCCGACTTCTTCGATGTGGCGAAATTCCCGGGCAAGCGCACCATGTATAAATGGGGCGCGGGCATGTGGGAGGCGGCGCTGCTGGCCGATGGCGTCGCTCCCGACAAGCTCTACCCGCTCGATCTCAAGCGTGCCCATGCCAAGATCGCCGCGCTGAAGCCGGATGTCGCGGCCTATTGGGGCGGCGGCGCGGAAAGCCAGCAGCTGATGCTGAGCGGCGACGCCTCGATGGGGCTGATCTGGTCGACCCGCGCCTCGCTGATCGAGAAGGATTCGGGCGGGCAGATCAAGTTCACCTGGAACCAGGGCCTGCTGTCGCCGGGCGCGCTGGCGGTGATCAAGAACAATCCCGGCGGCAAGGAGAACGCGATGAAGTTCATCGCCTCTACCTCCGTGCCCGAGCGCCAGCTGGTCATGTTCGAGATGCTGGGGCAGGGGCCGGCCAATCCGGCGACCGATGCGCTGATCCCGGCCGACCAGCGGCGCTACAACCCGGTCGACCCCGCCAATATGAAGGGCCAGGCCGTGCTCGACATGCCCTGGTACGCCGACAATTACGGCGCCGCGCTCGACGAGTTCACCAAGGTCATTTCGGCCTGA